DNA sequence from the Candidatus Aegiribacteria sp. genome:
CTGGAGAGGGTGCGGGCCGGAGCCCAGAATATGGGCGCTCTGATTGATGATATGCAGACTCTTTCCCGTTTGCGGCGCAAACCGCTTTCAACAGAAACAGTCGTGATGACGACCATTGCGGAAGAAGCTATTGAACTGCTGAGAGATGAATGGAAAGACCGAAAGGTGGATTTCACCTTTCATGATTGTCCGATGGTTAGCGCCGATAGAAATCTTATGCTGATAGTTCTTGTTAATCTGATATCGAACGCGTTGAAGTTTTCCAGAAACACTGATTCTACTATAATAGAATTAGGTCACAGAATTATGGATAATCAAACGGTATTCTTCCTGAAAGATAACGGTATCGGTTTCGATATGAAATACGCTGACAGGATTTTCGCTCCATTTCAAAGGTTGCACCGGTCTGAAGAGTACGAAGGTTCGGGAATCGGTCTGGCCAGCGTTAAAAGGATAATCGACAGGCATGGCGGTCGAACATGGGTTGAATCAGGTTCCGATTTGGGAACAACAGTATTTTTTACCCTGGGAGGGAAGTAGAATATGAACCGGAGAGAAGTGCTGATACTTCTGGTTGAGGACAACCCGGACGATGTGGAACTTACTCTGAAGGCTTTCGAAAAACACAAACTTACCAACGATATTATAGTCGCGAGGGATGGAGAGGAAGCTCTCAGCCTCCTGTTTCCGGAAGATGATAGTATCTCTGAACCATGTACTCCCGATCTGATTCTTCTGGACCTGAAACTGCCTAAAGTAGATGGTCTGGAAGTACTCAGCCGGATAAAAAGCGACCCTGTAACGAAACTGATTCCCGTAGTTGTTCTTACCTCATCAAATGAGGAGAAGGATCTTACTGAAAGCTATCGTCTCGGCGTGAACAGCTATATCAGGAAACCCGTTGATTTCGAGAAGTTCACTCAGGCCATAATTCAGCTTGGTATGTACTGGCTTCTGCTGAACGAATCTCCGGTAAAATAGGGGGTAGCATCATTGATGAGAAAACGTTAAGACTGCTGATTCTGGAGGATAAAAGAGACGATGCCGAACTGGCTATCAAACATCTTGAACGGGAAGGGTTTGATATTGAGCACAGCATTGTTGATACAGAGAACTCTTTCAGAGAGGCTTTAAAAACCG
Encoded proteins:
- a CDS encoding response regulator, giving the protein MNRREVLILLVEDNPDDVELTLKAFEKHKLTNDIIVARDGEEALSLLFPEDDSISEPCTPDLILLDLKLPKVDGLEVLSRIKSDPVTKLIPVVVLTSSNEEKDLTESYRLGVNSYIRKPVDFEKFTQAIIQLGMYWLLLNESPVK